From the Candidatus Methylomirabilota bacterium genome, one window contains:
- a CDS encoding ABC transporter permease: MKRAVGASGREMARTIARALRSYAFTIAGIAIGVAGLVALGAMSERIVRFIEGGDRFVLGQISVAGRGMGMGAGFTAGGLLPAATIRAIAEVPGVAVVQPQVMLPLNPSTSQFMTLTQELVLGVDLSVPTPNRHYRTLPVRAGRFLREGDQRVAVAGAAFAASRGLAVGSRITLEGEAYEVVGVLERMLTAPDRFVIVPIAEARRQWVAKDPLLRTVLASGAAALRAADLNTGAAVGWREGEDPDALAERIRERVPGVNAQIPSELSRLLRSSTAFFSSLIVGIGALGFVIGGLSVANTIAAAVFERLRDFGIKRALGATDAQLGREVLAEAVGVTLSGGGVGVAVALVLGVSIDGWAGQSGQQLFLFSPRLLVGALGFSVLLGAAAAVYATLRVVRLSPAEAIRRGA, encoded by the coding sequence ATGAAGAGGGCCGTGGGAGCCTCCGGGCGTGAGATGGCGCGAACGATCGCCCGCGCGCTCCGCAGCTACGCCTTCACCATCGCCGGCATCGCCATCGGCGTGGCCGGGCTGGTGGCGCTCGGCGCCATGAGCGAGCGCATCGTCCGCTTCATCGAGGGCGGCGACCGCTTCGTGCTGGGTCAGATATCCGTGGCCGGGCGCGGCATGGGCATGGGCGCCGGCTTCACCGCCGGCGGCCTGCTGCCGGCCGCGACGATCCGGGCCATCGCTGAGGTGCCGGGTGTGGCCGTGGTGCAGCCGCAGGTGATGCTGCCGCTGAACCCGTCCACGTCCCAGTTCATGACGCTCACCCAGGAGCTGGTGCTGGGCGTCGACCTCTCGGTGCCCACCCCCAACCGCCACTACCGGACCCTTCCGGTGAGGGCCGGGCGCTTCCTCCGTGAGGGCGATCAGCGCGTGGCCGTGGCCGGCGCCGCGTTCGCCGCCTCCCGGGGGCTCGCGGTCGGTTCGCGGATCACCCTCGAGGGCGAGGCATACGAGGTGGTGGGCGTGCTCGAGCGCATGCTGACGGCGCCCGACCGCTTCGTGATCGTGCCGATCGCGGAGGCCCGCCGGCAGTGGGTGGCCAAGGACCCGTTGCTTCGGACCGTGCTGGCGTCGGGCGCGGCGGCGCTCAGGGCGGCGGACCTCAACACGGGCGCCGCGGTGGGTTGGCGCGAGGGCGAGGATCCGGACGCCCTGGCGGAGAGAATCCGCGAGCGCGTGCCCGGCGTGAACGCCCAGATCCCGAGCGAGCTGAGCCGCCTGCTCCGCTCGTCGACGGCGTTCTTCTCGTCGCTGATCGTGGGCATCGGCGCCCTGGGATTCGTCATCGGTGGCCTCTCGGTCGCCAACACCATTGCGGCCGCCGTGTTCGAGCGGCTGCGCGACTTCGGCATCAAGCGTGCGCTGGGGGCGACCGACGCGCAGCTCGGGCGCGAAGTGCTGGCGGAGGCGGTGGGCGTCACGCTCTCCGGCGGCGGGGTCGGCGTGGCCGTGGCGCTGGTCCTGGGCGTTTCCATCGACGGCTGGGCGGGGCAGAGCGGCCAGCAGTTGTTCCTATTTTCGCCGCGCCTTCTCGTCGGCGCGCTGGGGTTCTCGGTCCTGCTGGGCGCGGCGGCGGCGGTCTACGCGACGCTCCGGGTGGTGCGCCTGTCGCCGGCCGAAGCCATTCGACGGGGCGCCTGA
- a CDS encoding NAD(P)/FAD-dependent oxidoreductase, producing the protein MTASSYDVVVVGGGPGGSSTATFLANGGLRVALFEREVFPRFHVGESLMPAVMLLLEQLGAREAVERAGFQIKYGAMFVDEEAELSQTFYFLPGQAWPNYSYQVPRADFDTMLLDHARTRGVTVYQPATVETAEMDAAGVTVAATTADAPVVVRARMLVDASGRDGFLASRIGRRVRIPNLGKVAFFSHFRGADRLTGKEEGNIRIYVFDAGWFWWIPLAGDLTSIGAVVHARTVQAWSGSPEELYADMIRRCQSVAGGLASAERVTPVHRVANFSYANSPVIGERFVAVGDAITFVDPIFSGGVYIAMRSGQLAAEAILQAFKDGRFHASRFTAYERRVRRGVAPLFRFIHKYYEPAFFDLFMHPRNYLGVYTAVLNVLSGGSFIRFTWRTRLSLAIFFGLARVHTWLRRRAGLPIESRLEW; encoded by the coding sequence ATGACGGCAAGCTCGTACGACGTCGTCGTCGTCGGCGGGGGACCGGGCGGCTCGTCGACGGCCACCTTCCTCGCGAACGGCGGCCTGCGGGTGGCCCTCTTCGAACGGGAAGTGTTTCCGCGCTTCCACGTGGGCGAGTCCCTCATGCCCGCGGTCATGCTGCTGCTCGAGCAGCTCGGCGCGCGCGAGGCGGTGGAGCGGGCGGGGTTCCAAATCAAGTACGGAGCGATGTTCGTCGACGAGGAAGCGGAGCTTTCCCAGACGTTCTACTTCCTGCCCGGCCAGGCGTGGCCCAACTACTCGTATCAGGTTCCGCGCGCCGACTTCGACACCATGCTGCTCGACCACGCCCGCACGCGCGGGGTGACGGTATATCAGCCGGCCACCGTCGAGACGGCCGAGATGGACGCCGCCGGGGTCACGGTGGCCGCCACGACCGCCGACGCGCCGGTGGTGGTGCGCGCCCGCATGCTCGTGGACGCGAGCGGCCGCGATGGGTTTCTCGCCTCCCGGATCGGCCGCCGCGTTCGCATCCCCAACCTCGGCAAGGTGGCATTCTTCTCGCACTTCCGCGGCGCCGACCGGCTCACCGGCAAGGAAGAGGGGAACATCCGCATCTATGTCTTCGACGCCGGCTGGTTCTGGTGGATCCCGCTGGCCGGCGACCTCACCAGCATCGGCGCCGTCGTGCACGCCAGGACGGTTCAGGCCTGGAGCGGCTCGCCCGAGGAGCTCTACGCCGACATGATCCGGCGCTGCCAGTCGGTCGCTGGGGGGCTGGCCAGCGCGGAGCGCGTCACGCCCGTGCACCGCGTCGCGAATTTCTCGTACGCGAACTCGCCCGTGATCGGTGAGCGCTTCGTCGCGGTCGGGGACGCCATCACGTTCGTCGATCCCATCTTTTCGGGCGGCGTCTACATCGCGATGCGGTCGGGCCAGCTGGCCGCCGAGGCCATTCTGCAGGCGTTCAAGGACGGCCGCTTCCACGCCTCGCGATTCACCGCGTACGAGCGGCGGGTGCGCCGCGGCGTGGCGCCGCTCTTCCGCTTCATCCACAAGTACTACGAGCCGGCGTTCTTCGATCTGTTCATGCACCCGCGCAACTACCTGGGCGTGTACACGGCCGTGCTGAACGTGCTCTCGGGTGGAAGCTTTATTAGATTCACATGGCGGACGCGCCTGTCGCTGGCGATCTTCTTCGGGCTGGCGCGCGTCCACACGTGGCTCCGCCGGCGCGCCGGCCTCCCCATCGAATCCCGCCTGGAATGGTAG
- a CDS encoding ABC transporter ATP-binding protein — protein MLRAEGLVKTYQAPSGAPIPVLKGIDLKVAARELVVILGASGSGKSTLLNLVGLLEDPDAGDVWFGGERVNALGRSARSRARGRFVGFVFQSFLLLPSLTALDNVLLAARYGGRAGPATRQRALALLDEMGVLERRDHYPPQLSGGEQQRVAFCRAVLNDPPLLLADEPTGNLDDANARAILDALRARARAGAAVVVVSHRPDAVGGASAVFRLQNGTLV, from the coding sequence ATGCTCCGCGCCGAGGGGCTGGTGAAGACGTATCAGGCGCCGTCCGGCGCGCCGATTCCGGTGCTGAAGGGCATCGATCTCAAGGTGGCGGCCCGCGAGCTGGTGGTGATCCTGGGCGCCTCGGGCTCGGGCAAGAGCACGCTCCTCAACCTGGTCGGCCTCCTGGAGGATCCCGATGCGGGCGACGTGTGGTTCGGCGGCGAGCGCGTGAACGCGCTGGGCCGCTCGGCCCGGAGCCGCGCCCGGGGGCGCTTCGTGGGCTTCGTCTTCCAGTCGTTCCTGCTCCTGCCCTCGCTCACGGCGCTGGACAACGTCCTGCTGGCCGCGCGCTACGGGGGACGGGCGGGTCCGGCGACGCGACAGCGCGCGCTGGCCCTGCTCGACGAGATGGGGGTGCTGGAGCGGCGCGACCACTATCCGCCCCAGCTCTCGGGGGGCGAGCAGCAGCGGGTGGCGTTCTGCCGGGCGGTGCTCAACGATCCGCCGCTCCTGCTCGCCGACGAGCCGACCGGCAACCTGGACGACGCCAACGCCCGGGCGATCCTGGACGCGCTCCGGGCCCGCGCGCGCGCCGGCGCGGCGGTCGTGGTGGTGAGCCACCGTCCCGACGCGGTGGGGGGCGCCAGCGCCGTCTTCCGGCTCCAGAATGGGACGCTGGTCTAG
- a CDS encoding beta-ketoacyl synthase N-terminal-like domain-containing protein: protein MLTGWGEGLAALPVDARRAAGSRSLIPFAAPPLGGERFRRATRECLSGVAAVYALLREAGLGSEAIEGGDTALIYVTAGAYGASNRAFIEAAGAGGRESGGALYFPYTAPSAVPAEVTIEFGLRGPYVILIGGAAATIEALWQAGRMLAEGACARALVLAVETFAECADLYGRGRWLVERPLVESAACALLLPSDSGVRAGPAERASRLEETVRRRAGETFACAPLIGLALARAAGDDPWELTGRWRGRRLALRGERSPARPQR from the coding sequence GTGCTGACCGGATGGGGCGAGGGCCTGGCTGCGCTGCCCGTCGACGCGCGGCGCGCGGCGGGGAGCCGATCGCTGATTCCGTTCGCGGCGCCGCCGCTCGGCGGCGAGCGGTTCCGGCGGGCCACCCGGGAGTGCCTCTCCGGCGTCGCTGCCGTCTACGCGTTGCTGCGCGAGGCCGGGCTCGGGTCCGAGGCCATCGAGGGCGGCGACACGGCGCTGATCTACGTCACCGCCGGGGCCTACGGCGCGTCGAACCGGGCGTTCATCGAGGCGGCGGGAGCCGGGGGGCGAGAGAGCGGGGGCGCCTTGTACTTTCCCTATACCGCGCCGAGCGCGGTCCCGGCGGAGGTCACGATCGAGTTCGGGCTCAGGGGGCCCTATGTGATCCTCATCGGCGGGGCGGCGGCCACGATCGAGGCGCTCTGGCAGGCGGGTCGGATGCTGGCCGAGGGCGCCTGTGCGCGCGCGCTGGTGCTGGCGGTCGAGACATTCGCGGAGTGCGCGGACCTCTACGGGCGGGGGCGCTGGCTGGTGGAGCGACCCCTCGTCGAGTCGGCGGCCTGCGCGCTGCTCCTTCCGAGCGACAGCGGGGTGAGGGCAGGGCCGGCCGAACGGGCGTCGCGGCTGGAGGAGACGGTGCGTCGGCGCGCGGGCGAGACTTTCGCCTGCGCGCCGCTGATCGGTCTGGCGTTGGCCCGCGCGGCGGGCGACGATCCCTGGGAGCTGACGGGCCGGTGGCGCGGGCGCCGGCTGGCCCTGCGCGGCGAGCGCTCGCCAGCGCGACCCCAGCGGTGA
- a CDS encoding EamA family transporter: MLKTFVLVLIAAIIGGAGHVMLSKGMKLVGDLTEAPADRLAGMVGRAVSNPWLLTGVALQATFFFLYLTLLSRANVSLVLPLTAIDYIVVALLAQFLLAEPVTPTRWAGIGLIVAGVLLVSRS; the protein is encoded by the coding sequence ATGCTGAAGACCTTCGTCCTGGTCCTGATCGCGGCCATCATCGGCGGCGCCGGCCACGTCATGCTCTCCAAGGGCATGAAGCTCGTGGGGGACCTGACCGAGGCCCCCGCCGATCGGCTGGCCGGAATGGTCGGGCGCGCTGTGTCGAATCCCTGGCTGCTGACGGGCGTCGCCTTGCAGGCGACCTTCTTCTTCCTGTATCTCACGCTGCTCTCCCGGGCGAACGTGAGCCTGGTGCTGCCGCTGACGGCGATCGACTACATCGTCGTCGCGCTCCTGGCCCAATTCCTCTTGGCAGAGCCCGTCACGCCGACGCGCTGGGCGGGGATCGGGCTGATCGTCGCCGGCGTCCTTCTGGTCTCGCGCAGCTGA
- a CDS encoding beta-ketoacyl-[acyl-carrier-protein] synthase family protein yields MTQVVVSGLGAVSPFGVGVKAYWDGVRSGTCAIRPVTLIEAEGFRCRIAAEVPGPLPGSARRSRGDRIALGAAREALDDAGLGARERREMALIVGAVGGGMLEGEAWYWALKRGGRRPRAPQAALRSILPWSHAEVIGSRLGLEGPRETIVTACSSGAASLAVAADLVADGVVPAALAGGADALTRLCFMGFNALRLLDPEPCRPFDRDRRGMSIGEGAAFVVLEDAAHARARGARVYAELAGYGMTTDAFHVTSPHPAGEGMVRAMQAALARARVEPGAVGYANAHGTGTLQNDRIEARALREVFGDGGLLVSSTKSMIGHTMAAAGSLEAVATVLALVHETVPPTAHLTTPDTEVAFDCVPGAAREVSLECAISNSFGFGGQNVTLLFRRP; encoded by the coding sequence ATGACGCAGGTCGTGGTGAGCGGCCTCGGGGCAGTCAGCCCGTTCGGCGTGGGGGTCAAGGCCTACTGGGACGGCGTGCGATCGGGCACGTGCGCCATCCGTCCGGTCACGCTGATCGAAGCGGAGGGCTTTCGCTGCCGCATCGCGGCCGAGGTCCCGGGGCCGCTGCCGGGCTCGGCGCGCCGCTCGCGCGGCGATCGCATCGCGCTCGGCGCCGCCCGGGAAGCGCTGGACGACGCCGGCCTCGGGGCTCGCGAGCGACGGGAGATGGCGCTGATCGTGGGCGCCGTGGGCGGCGGCATGCTCGAGGGCGAAGCGTGGTACTGGGCGCTCAAGCGTGGCGGTCGCCGGCCGCGCGCGCCGCAGGCGGCGCTGCGCTCGATCCTGCCGTGGTCGCACGCCGAGGTGATCGGGTCTCGGCTCGGGCTCGAGGGCCCCCGGGAAACGATCGTGACCGCGTGCAGCTCGGGCGCGGCCTCGCTGGCGGTCGCCGCCGATCTCGTGGCCGACGGCGTTGTGCCGGCGGCGCTGGCCGGCGGCGCCGATGCCCTCACGCGCCTCTGCTTCATGGGCTTCAACGCGCTTCGGCTGCTCGACCCCGAGCCCTGCCGCCCCTTCGACCGGGACCGGCGCGGGATGTCGATCGGCGAAGGCGCGGCGTTCGTCGTCCTCGAGGATGCCGCGCACGCGCGCGCCCGTGGCGCCCGCGTCTACGCCGAACTGGCCGGCTACGGGATGACGACCGACGCCTTCCACGTCACCTCACCCCACCCGGCCGGGGAAGGCATGGTGCGCGCCATGCAGGCGGCGCTGGCCCGGGCGCGCGTGGAGCCCGGCGCGGTCGGGTACGCCAACGCGCACGGTACGGGGACGCTGCAGAACGACCGGATCGAGGCGCGCGCGCTGCGCGAGGTCTTCGGCGACGGAGGCCTGCTGGTCAGCTCCACCAAGTCGATGATCGGCCACACAATGGCGGCGGCGGGGAGCCTGGAGGCCGTGGCCACGGTGCTGGCGCTCGTGCACGAGACGGTTCCGCCCACCGCGCACCTGACGACGCCCGATACCGAGGTGGCGTTCGACTGCGTGCCCGGCGCCGCCCGTGAGGTCTCCCTGGAGTGCGCCATCTCGAACTCGTTCGGCTTCGGCGGCCAGAACGTCACGCTGCTCTTCCGCCGCCCGTGA
- a CDS encoding glycosyltransferase family 2 protein, translated as MNPWIVIPAFNEAATVGRVVSAARRYGPVLVIDDGSTDGTAAIALAAGGEVIRHRRRLGKGQALRTGMVMARQRGATHVVTLDGDGQHAPGDLPAVLAAARESPRAIIIGSRVGSDGEAGDVVPAGRLNAIRVAGFFVDWAGGLRLRDTQSGFRVYPVAGLDELQPRRGGFVFETEVLIAAAARSIAIREVAITVIARAARRSRFRPIGDGLAISAYLAGRVLKRWVTETRAALGEVAALCSPARRRVRHAAMLEAGAAYGDSFASWGVALTAEAVRRVSARLAGWWRHPRRRRAAVAARATLALPLLLVLAMAQALAGRLLPDLVTPLVRRLYSQDRLDALIHTSEVAPESRTPVTTHGLS; from the coding sequence ATGAACCCCTGGATCGTTATTCCCGCCTTCAACGAAGCCGCGACGGTCGGACGAGTCGTGAGCGCGGCGCGCCGGTACGGCCCGGTGCTGGTGATCGACGACGGTTCGACCGACGGGACCGCGGCCATCGCGCTCGCGGCGGGCGGCGAGGTCATCCGCCACCGGCGGCGGCTGGGCAAAGGGCAGGCGCTCCGCACCGGCATGGTGATGGCGCGGCAGCGCGGGGCCACGCACGTCGTCACCCTCGATGGCGACGGCCAGCACGCCCCGGGGGATCTGCCGGCCGTGCTGGCGGCGGCCCGGGAATCCCCGCGCGCGATCATCATCGGCAGCCGCGTCGGGTCCGACGGGGAGGCCGGGGACGTCGTTCCCGCCGGCCGGCTCAACGCGATCCGGGTGGCCGGGTTCTTCGTCGACTGGGCCGGCGGGCTGCGCCTGCGTGACACCCAGTCGGGATTCCGGGTCTATCCGGTGGCGGGGCTCGACGAGCTGCAGCCGCGGCGGGGCGGCTTCGTCTTCGAGACGGAGGTGCTGATCGCGGCGGCGGCCCGCTCGATCGCTATCAGGGAGGTCGCGATCACCGTCATCGCCCGCGCGGCCCGGCGCAGCCGGTTCCGGCCGATCGGCGACGGCCTGGCCATCAGCGCTTACCTCGCGGGACGCGTGCTGAAGCGCTGGGTGACCGAGACGCGGGCCGCCCTCGGCGAGGTCGCGGCGCTCTGCAGCCCTGCGCGCCGGCGGGTCCGGCACGCGGCGATGCTCGAGGCCGGTGCCGCCTACGGGGACTCGTTCGCGTCGTGGGGCGTGGCCCTGACGGCGGAGGCGGTGCGCCGAGTGAGCGCGCGGCTGGCCGGTTGGTGGCGGCACCCGCGGCGGCGGCGGGCCGCGGTCGCGGCGCGGGCGACGCTGGCCCTGCCGCTGCTCCTCGTCCTGGCGATGGCACAGGCGCTGGCCGGGAGGCTTCTGCCCGACCTGGTCACCCCGCTCGTTCGGCGACTCTACTCGCAGGATCGTCTGGACGCGCTCATCCACACCTCCGAGGTCGCGCCAGAGTCGCGCACGCCCGTGACGACGCACGGCCTGTCATGA
- a CDS encoding beta-ketoacyl synthase N-terminal-like domain-containing protein, which produces MSPRVLVTGAGIVNAAFTGGVAALAAYLREPRVVLGASPRFAAPVAEIPAGTLAAFFDEAEARRLSPVCQLAVAAARLALEDAALPPGRELGLVIGTEFGDLRSTMEFANGYLGSGPTGLSALLFPNTVMNTMAAATTIAVAAKEMSLTLNAPVVAGELAVARAASAIAGGRARAILAGGADQLDPFLSEMLTELRAGSDRRGEGATFLVLESEATALERGARVLGEIAGAAWRALPARPHGIGRSGASPAIAAALQAAGADAASIRWVYASASGDEARDVWERRLLDEALAPHRPSRTSLAPLLGRHAGLGALAVAAGAWTARSGLLPEAADGGPSLRPVERGRGLVHAVARGGTQVALVVGGPGAEA; this is translated from the coding sequence GTGAGCCCGCGCGTCCTCGTCACCGGCGCGGGGATCGTGAACGCCGCCTTCACCGGCGGGGTGGCAGCGCTGGCGGCGTATCTCCGCGAGCCCCGCGTGGTCCTGGGCGCCTCCCCGCGGTTTGCCGCGCCGGTGGCGGAGATCCCGGCCGGGACGCTCGCGGCCTTCTTCGACGAGGCGGAGGCGCGCCGGCTCTCCCCCGTGTGCCAGCTGGCGGTTGCCGCCGCGCGCCTGGCGCTCGAGGACGCGGCGCTGCCCCCGGGACGGGAGCTCGGCCTCGTGATCGGTACGGAGTTCGGCGACCTGCGCTCGACGATGGAGTTTGCCAACGGATATCTCGGCTCGGGGCCGACGGGTCTTTCGGCGCTGCTTTTCCCGAACACGGTGATGAACACGATGGCCGCGGCCACCACCATCGCGGTGGCCGCGAAGGAGATGTCGCTCACGCTCAACGCGCCCGTGGTGGCGGGGGAGCTGGCGGTGGCGCGGGCGGCCTCCGCGATCGCCGGGGGGCGGGCCCGCGCGATCCTCGCGGGAGGCGCGGATCAGCTCGATCCCTTTCTGTCCGAGATGCTGACCGAGCTTCGGGCCGGCTCCGACAGGCGTGGCGAAGGGGCGACATTCCTCGTGCTGGAGTCCGAGGCGACGGCGCTCGAGCGCGGCGCGCGGGTGCTCGGCGAAATCGCCGGCGCGGCGTGGCGCGCGCTGCCCGCCCGCCCGCACGGCATCGGACGGTCGGGCGCCTCGCCGGCCATCGCCGCCGCGCTCCAGGCGGCCGGCGCCGACGCCGCCTCGATCCGGTGGGTGTACGCGTCGGCGAGCGGCGACGAGGCCCGGGACGTCTGGGAACGGCGTCTGCTCGACGAGGCGCTGGCGCCTCACCGTCCGTCTCGCACGTCGCTTGCACCCCTGCTCGGCCGCCATGCGGGGCTGGGCGCGCTGGCGGTTGCCGCCGGAGCGTGGACGGCGCGCTCGGGGCTGCTGCCCGAGGCGGCCGACGGCGGCCCGTCCCTGCGGCCGGTGGAGCGTGGGCGCGGCCTCGTCCACGCGGTCGCGCGGGGCGGCACCCAGGTGGCACTGGTCGTCGGCGGGCCCGGCGCGGAAGCCTGA
- a CDS encoding lysophospholipid acyltransferase family protein gives MTTLSLARMLRSAGIAAPGPASGRPRLLPPRWYAHGFNRLVVYRAAGLAAAALPRPARLRLAVAIAAVVARRFSVERAVVSANVARILPRATPAVRAALVGDVFRNFAMCFADLIAANRRALTLGPLLAGVDGLPHLNTAARSGRGIVVLTAHLGNWELAGRLLALQGGRPTHVVVAADPDPGVEHFLRSAPAPVRFVVRRDHTSALPLLAALRRGEVVAMQGDRALGTRGDVAVPFFGADARFPIGPFVLARAAGVRVVPSFCVLGHDRRYTIEVGDPIDVPPGGEHAALAQWVAVLERVVRAHPEQWFNFFDVWSGAPAY, from the coding sequence ATGACGACGCTCTCGCTGGCGCGCATGCTGCGGTCGGCCGGGATCGCCGCGCCCGGCCCCGCCTCGGGCCGGCCGCGGCTGCTGCCGCCCCGCTGGTACGCCCACGGCTTCAATCGCCTGGTGGTCTACCGCGCGGCTGGACTCGCGGCGGCGGCGCTGCCCCGCCCCGCGCGGCTGCGCCTGGCCGTGGCGATCGCCGCGGTCGTGGCGCGGCGATTCAGCGTGGAGCGGGCGGTGGTGAGCGCCAACGTCGCCCGCATCCTCCCCCGGGCGACGCCGGCGGTCCGGGCGGCGCTCGTGGGGGACGTCTTCCGCAACTTCGCCATGTGCTTCGCGGACCTGATCGCCGCCAATCGGCGGGCCCTGACGCTGGGACCGCTGCTGGCCGGCGTGGATGGGCTGCCCCATCTGAACACGGCGGCCCGGAGCGGGCGCGGGATCGTCGTGCTCACCGCGCATCTGGGCAACTGGGAGCTGGCCGGGCGTCTGCTCGCCTTGCAGGGCGGCCGTCCCACCCATGTCGTCGTGGCGGCCGACCCGGATCCCGGCGTCGAGCATTTCCTCAGAAGCGCGCCGGCCCCGGTACGCTTCGTCGTCCGGCGGGATCACACGTCGGCCTTGCCGCTCCTCGCCGCGCTCCGGCGGGGCGAGGTGGTGGCGATGCAGGGCGATCGGGCTCTCGGCACCCGCGGCGACGTCGCCGTGCCGTTCTTCGGCGCCGACGCGCGGTTCCCGATCGGCCCCTTCGTGCTGGCCCGGGCCGCCGGCGTGCGGGTCGTGCCGAGCTTCTGCGTCCTGGGGCATGACCGCCGCTACACGATCGAGGTCGGCGACCCGATCGACGTCCCGCCGGGCGGCGAGCACGCGGCCCTCGCGCAGTGGGTGGCGGTCCTGGAGCGCGTCGTGCGCGCCCACCCCGAGCAGTGGTTCAACTTCTTCGACGTCTGGAGCGGCGCCCCTGCGTACTGA
- a CDS encoding beta-ketoacyl-[acyl-carrier-protein] synthase family protein, with product MIVGAGAITPIGSDLEAFWSGLVTGSDGTSVIERFPVGDLRVRRGGEIKKLSLPDGAPPDGCRASWLLYAAAADLLARASLDAAPARRAIVVGTALGGVEELERALDPDRTARRAAGGLYDSPARALARRLDVRGPVLTVSTACASGATAIGVGADLLRDDRADLVVAGGYDVLCRFVMRGFDVLRSLTRERVRPFDRRRSGLLLGEGAALVLLAREADAPRQRLGRLLGHASASDGSHIAAPDPDGRGLEAAIRAAMRQAGVTAGDVDFVSAHGTATPLNDRIETGVLKRVLGARARQVPINSIKGGLGHTMGAAAALEAIMCLLASRHGTIPHTLGLEEPDPECDLDYVPLSPRSARPRLSLSTSAGFGGCNAALVVEGRLG from the coding sequence GTGATCGTCGGGGCGGGCGCGATCACGCCGATCGGGAGCGATCTCGAGGCCTTCTGGTCGGGACTCGTCACCGGCAGCGACGGCACCTCGGTGATCGAGCGCTTCCCGGTCGGTGACCTGCGCGTGCGCCGGGGCGGGGAGATCAAAAAGCTGTCGCTCCCCGACGGCGCGCCGCCCGACGGCTGCCGTGCGTCGTGGCTGCTCTACGCGGCGGCCGCGGACTTGCTGGCGCGCGCGAGCCTCGACGCCGCGCCCGCCCGCCGCGCAATCGTGGTGGGCACTGCGCTGGGCGGGGTGGAGGAGCTGGAGCGCGCGCTCGATCCCGATCGGACGGCCCGCCGGGCGGCGGGCGGCCTCTATGACAGCCCGGCGCGCGCGCTGGCGCGGCGGCTCGACGTCCGCGGCCCGGTGCTCACCGTCTCGACGGCCTGCGCGTCCGGCGCCACCGCCATCGGAGTGGGTGCCGATCTGCTCCGGGACGATCGGGCCGATCTCGTCGTCGCCGGCGGGTACGACGTGCTCTGCCGCTTCGTGATGCGGGGATTCGACGTCCTCCGCTCCCTGACGCGCGAGCGCGTGCGGCCCTTCGACCGGCGCCGCAGCGGCCTGCTGCTCGGCGAGGGCGCGGCGCTGGTCCTCCTGGCACGGGAGGCCGACGCGCCCCGCCAGCGTCTGGGACGCTTGCTCGGACACGCCAGCGCGAGCGACGGCTCGCACATCGCGGCCCCCGATCCCGACGGGCGCGGCCTGGAGGCGGCGATCCGCGCGGCCATGAGGCAGGCGGGCGTGACCGCGGGCGACGTCGACTTCGTGAGCGCCCACGGCACTGCCACGCCGCTCAACGACCGGATCGAGACCGGGGTGCTCAAGCGCGTGCTGGGCGCGCGGGCGCGGCAGGTCCCGATCAACTCCATCAAGGGCGGGCTCGGGCATACCATGGGCGCGGCCGCGGCTCTGGAAGCGATCATGTGCCTGCTGGCGTCGCGCCACGGCACCATCCCCCACACGCTGGGGCTCGAAGAGCCCGACCCTGAGTGCGATCTCGACTACGTGCCGCTCTCGCCGCGCTCGGCCCGGCCCCGCCTGAGCCTCAGCACGTCGGCGGGCTTCGGCGGGTGCAACGCGGCGCTCGTCGTGGAAGGGCGTCTGGGGTGA
- a CDS encoding acyl carrier protein, with protein sequence MEPKEVLDELKTLFVTRLKFEPRRVADVGFETALPKGVEGSVGLDSLDFIELSIAIEERFGIVIDESQDLAEHFASFGTLCRFIAERVKTP encoded by the coding sequence ATGGAACCAAAGGAAGTCCTGGACGAGCTGAAGACGCTGTTCGTGACCCGGCTCAAGTTCGAGCCGCGGCGTGTGGCGGACGTCGGTTTCGAGACGGCGCTGCCGAAGGGCGTCGAAGGCTCGGTCGGCCTCGACTCACTCGACTTCATCGAGCTCAGCATCGCCATCGAGGAGCGGTTCGGCATCGTGATCGACGAGTCGCAGGATCTGGCCGAGCACTTTGCCTCGTTCGGGACGCTGTGCCGGTTCATCGCGGAGCGCGTGAAGACTCCATGA